One window of Pyrus communis chromosome 12, drPyrComm1.1, whole genome shotgun sequence genomic DNA carries:
- the LOC137711650 gene encoding late embryogenesis abundant protein At1g64065-like translates to MAEKTQQDYPAAPANHGYQKSDAESLLSADELKRKKRIKLAMYVAIFIVFQIIVITVISLTVMKVKTPKVRLGNINVQELNSIPATPSFDTKFTTQISVKNTNWGPYKFDASNVTFLYQGATVGQVSIPKSKAGMLSTKKITVEVSLSSSALGSSNLGSELTSGVLTLNSAAKLNGKVELMLIMKKKKASTMDCTIAFDLSSKTLKSLQCK, encoded by the coding sequence ATGGCCGAGAAGACCCAACAGGATTATCCTGCAGCACCAGCCAATCATGGTTACCAAAAAAGTGATGCTGAGTCTTTGCTATCTGCTGACGAGCTCAAACGCAAGAAAAGGATCAAATTGGCCATGTATGTTGCTATTTTCATTGTGTTTCAGATCATCGTCATAACCGTGATTAGCCTTACTGTGATGAAAGTTAAGACACCGAAGGTCCGGCTAGGGAACATCAACGTACAAGAACTCAACTCCATCCCAGCAACACCTTCATTCGACACAAAATTCACAACCCAAATTagtgtcaagaacacaaattGGGGTCCTTACAAGTTTGATGCTAGCAATGTTACGTTTTTGTACCAAGGAGCCACTGTCGGGCAAGTTTCTATTCCAAAGAGCAAGGCTGGAATGCTTTCCACCAAAAAGATCACTGTCGAAGTGAGCTTGAGTTCAAGTGCATTAGGCAGTTCCAATCTTGGGAGTGAACTGACCAGTGGCGTATTGACTCTCAACAGCGCGGCTAAGTTGAATGGAAAGGTGGAACTGATGCttataatgaagaagaagaaggcctCCACCATGGACTGTACCATTGCATTTGATCTGTCATCAAAGACCCTCAAAAGTTTACAGTGCAAGTAG
- the LOC137711647 gene encoding late embryogenesis abundant protein At1g64065-like, translating into MAESTRPADPLAPVNGYTRSDAESLQSADELKRKKRIKLAVYIGIFIVFQIIVITVISLTVMKVKTPKVRLGNINIQDLNFVPATPSFDAKFTTQIRIKNTNWGRYKFDASNVTFLYQGATVGQVDIPKSKAGMLSTKKVNVEVSLSSSSLSNSNLGSELSNGVLTLNSTAKLTGKVELMLIMKKKKSSNMDCTIAFELSSKTLRSLQCK; encoded by the coding sequence ATGGCTGAGAGCACTCGACCGGCTGATCCCTTAGCACCAGTAAATGGTTACACAAGAAGTGATGCTGAGTCTCTGCAATCTGCGGATGAGCTGAAACGCAAGAAGAGAATCAAATTGGCCGTTTATATTGGTATTTTCATTGTGTTTCAGATCATTGTCATAACTGTGATTAGTCTTACCGTCATGAAAGTTAAGACTCCGAAAGTTAGGCTAGGCAATATCAACATTCAAGATCTCAACTTTGTCCCAGCAACGCCTTCATTTGACGCAAAATTCACAACCCAAATAAGGATCAAGAACACAAACTGGGGTCGTTACAAGTTTGATGCTAGCAATGTCACGTTTTTGTACCAAGGAGCGACTGTCGGGCAAGTTGATATTCCAAAGAGTAAGGCTGGAATGCTTTCCACCAAAAAAGTGAATGTCGAGGTCAGCTTGAGCTCGAGTTCATTAAGCAATTCGAATCTTGGCAGTGAATTGAGCAACGGGGTGTTGACTCTCAATAGCACAGCTAAGTTGACGGGAAAGGTTGAATTGATGCttataatgaagaagaagaagtcttCCAACATGGACTGCACCATTGCATTTGAACTGTCATCCAAGACTCTCAGAAGTTTGCAGTGCAAGTGA